From the Nerophis ophidion isolate RoL-2023_Sa linkage group LG18, RoL_Noph_v1.0, whole genome shotgun sequence genome, one window contains:
- the nup88 gene encoding nucleoporin 88, producing the protein MAAFAADRWLSGLPNHDIFKKIRDKMDSEPKVNERAVAKNLTFCLSGDFFVWDDVDRVFYTTSLRQLNAAEERGGCQTLLCINPPRFPVCQLLLSPSHDHVALVGSRGVSALELPQRWGKRAEFEGGSNRINCKTTPVAERFFTSSQSVSLRQAAWYPGDAEEPLLVLLTSDNTIRFYSLKSPDCPVKVVPVSQSEDDSSVRLPARSYAASLGEIAVGFDFGPASVVKAGPYHPLYILYENGETYLCHTSRVNAVSVSKRVGPLPMYPAAEDNYGYDACAILCLPCVPSILVIATETGTLYHCVVLESEDDDETPKWAPGGGAVPALYVFECVELELTLKVATGEDDEPQDLDFTCPIRLHRDPLCQQRYHCTHEAGVHSVGLIWVSKLQSYLHAGDEDKNSLSELSAERRCIVEHIVCTRPLPSSQSAPIQGFLIVSDLSLGTTMICITSSYECIILPLLSAIRPPSPPLMCTQSGLGSASSPLRGLAGNSFDLHIRNILARSATNPLLLKAGDKETSPSPQECLQLLSRATQVFREEYVLKQDLAREELQKRVKLLQDQKNKQLEEMALCRQERKSLREAAERLADKYEDAKYRQEAVMERLKNVLGSTQSRLPVLSNSEKDMRKELQAMGDQLKQLEICIKQVKMKMEYQKTQVDKDAPAPRPTILLSAQQKKVVQEVLLEEGQQIVSMMKMVKEMSCLIAMRSSDLYTT; encoded by the coding sequence ATGGCGGCGTTCGCAGCGGACCGTTGGCTGAGCGGCTTACCAAATCATGACATTTTCAAGAAAATACGCGACAAAATGGACTCGGAGCCCAAAGTGAACGAACGGGCGGTCGCTAAGAACCTAACCTTTTGTTTAAGTGGGGACTTTTTCGTGTGGGACGACGTGGACCGCGTGTTTTACACGACGAGCTTGCGCCAGTTGAACGCGGCGGAGGAGCGCGGCGGTTGCCAGACGCTGCTGTGCATCAACCCGCCTCGCTTCCCGGTGTGCCAGCTGCTGCTGAGCCCCTCGCACGACCACGTCGCGCTGGTGGGGAGCCGCGGCGTGTCGGCGCTGGAGCTCCCTCAGCGCTGGGGCAAGAGGGCCGAGTTCGAAGGCGGAAGCAACCGCATCAACTGCAAGACCACGCCGGTGGCCGAGCGCTTCTTCACCAGCTCGCAGTCGGTGAGCCTGCGGCAGGCTGCCTGGTACCCAGGCGACGCGGAGGAGCCGCTGCTGGTCCTGCTCACATCGGACAACACCATCCGCTTCTACAGCTTGAAGTCTCCCGACTGCCCGGTCAAAGTGGTGCCAGTGTCGCAGTCTGAGGACGACAGCAGCGTGCGCCTCCCGGCCCGCTCCTACGCTGCGTCCCTGGGCGAGATAGCGGTGGGCTTTGACTTTGGCCCGGCGTCTGTGGTCAAAGCGGGGCCCTACCACCCTCTGTACATCCTCTACGAGAACGGAGAGACCTACCTGTGCCACACCAGCCGGGTGAACGCCGTGAGCGTGAGTAAACGGGTTGGCCCGCTCCCCATGTACCCGGCGGCGGAGGACAACTACGGCTACGACGCCTGCGCCATCCTCTGCCTGCCCTGCGTGCCCAGCATCCTGGTCATCGCCACGGAGACGGGCACGCTGTACCACTGTGTCGTGCTGGAGTCGGAGGACGACGATGAGACGCCGAAGTGGGCGCCGGGCGGGGGCGCCGTGCCGGCCCTCTACGTGTTCGAGTGCGTGGAGCTGGAGCTCACCCTCAAGGTGGCCACGGGGGAGGACGACGAGCCCCAGGATTTGGACTTCACGTGCCCCATCCGGCTGCACCGGGACCCCTTGTGCCAGCAGCGCTACCACTGCACCCACGAGGCGGGGGTGCACAGCGTGGGCCTCATCTGGGTCAGCAAGCTGCAGAGTTACCTCCACGCCGGCGACGAGGACAAGAACAGTCTGTCGGAGTTGTCCGCGGAGAGGCGCTGCATCGTGGAACACATTGTGTGCACCCGGCCGCTCCCCTCCAGCCAGTCCGCTCCCATCCAAGGGTTCTTAATCGTGTCCGACCTCTCCTTGGGGACCACCATGATCTGCATTACCAGCAGCTACGAGTGCATCATCCTGCCCCTGCTCAGCGCCATTCGCCCCCCCTCGCCTCCCCTGATGTGCACACAGTCCGGCCTGGGCTCGGCCAGCTCGCCGCTACGGGGGCTAGCGGGGAACTCTTTCGATCTACACATCCGCAACATCCTGGCCCGGAGCGCCACCAACCCCCTCCTGCTCAAAGCCGGGGACAAGGAGACGTCGCCCTCGCCCCAGGAGTGCCTGCAGCTGCTGAGCCGGGCCACGCAGGTGTTCCGCGAGGAGTACGTCCTGAAGCAGGACTTGGCCCGCGAGGAGCTGCAGAAACGTGTCAAGCTGCTCCAGGACCAGAAGAACAAGCAGCTGGAGGAGATGGCGCTGTGCCGCCAGGAGAGGAAGAGCCTGCGAGAGGCGGCGGAGAGGCTGGCGGACAAGTACGAAGACGCCAAGTACCGCCAGGAGGCCGTCATGGAGCGCTTGAAGAACGTCCTGGGCAGCACGCAGAGCCGCCTGCCCGTGCTGTCCAACAGTGAGAAGGACATGAGGAAGGAGCTGCAGGCCATGGGCGACCAGCTCAAGCAACTGGAAATCTGCATCAAGCAGGTGAAGATGAAGATGGAGTACCAGAAGACGCAGGTGGACAAGGACGCGCCGGCTCCCAGGCCCACCATCTTGCTCAGCGCCCAGCAGAAGAAGGTGGTCCAGGAGGTCCTGCTGGAGGAGGGACAGCAGATTGTGTCCATGATGAAGATGGTCAAGGAGATGTCCTGCCTTATCGCCATGAGGAGCTCCGACTTGTACACCACCTGA